The Megachile rotundata isolate GNS110a chromosome 8, iyMegRotu1, whole genome shotgun sequence genome has a segment encoding these proteins:
- the Tab2 gene encoding TAK1-associated binding protein 2 isoform X1, whose amino-acid sequence MGECHCSNIAIMQLFHELKQQFPALPDHVVSQCIAQNSHDRETCARSLRATQESRQSPGAFPPAALCSVLQQQQQRANLVTQQQQQQQRCCAMNQAQRTGTSNNARPHRPSSLDIGMARRCPVSCTRASSISASSPIAANPATPSSAPAACTTRGFFDDCAALSDANCANKIQNAANEPAGFELNVNVACSPAGNRDFRTVPTIAGACKRSDLALDPRTHYAESLLNVENTGPQIDHTRSYTSVSLTLRPPSSEPQPPIDIRSQGSSLTYSSSSLDPRGFQSRLQISIGAGTVGSVAAARIRPPMGSSRPNSLIPPVQTGPQRPPGLPAGPPSQLPRPTTTMSAPTTPSVPSTTTIVPPTSLPTTPSGPTTTSPPSSPVGERHTNSDQNRSPLNQVAEHQRKLVAEQLARKEKLARELKAEKGRLEAMKKELQSLSRPFDSSVPPQELKKKLRSEIYQLQVECDRLAEEVDRWSDLRVPLGETNEKFYQHIYTGQPLPSRSANSNPPPLPSQPPAWQPELTGNNDGEERDGPSWICRMCTFKNHPLMNKCEQCDMPRLLDHGNAGTTSGKSIGDLATSLIRLDVDEPPPPPPSES is encoded by the exons ATGGGGGAGTGCCATTGCTCTAACATCGCTATCATGCAGCTGTTCCATGAGCTGAAGCAGCAGTTCCCTGCGCTCCCTGATCACGTCGTTTCCCAGTGCATCGCCCAG AACAGCCACGATCGGGAGACATGCGCGAGAAGCCTCCGTGCCACCCAAGAGTCACGACAGTCTCCGGGCGCGTTTCCACCGGCGGCACTTTGCAGTGTCcttcaacaacaacagcaacgagCAAACCTGGTCacgcaacagcagcagcaacagcagcgtTGTTGCGCGATGAACCAAGCGCAACGAACCGGCACGAGCAACAACGCGCGACCACACAGACCATCCTCGCTGGACATCGGTATGGCAAGACGCTGTCCTGTCAGCTGTACACGAGCCTCCTCGATTTCAGCGTCGTCGCCGATCGCGGCTAATCCAGCCACCCCTTCTTCGGCACCGGCCGCCTGCACGACGCGCGGTTTCTTCGACGATTGCGCGGCTCTCAGCGACGCGAATTGCGCGAACAAAATCCAGAACGCGGCAAACGAGCCAGCTGGATTCGAGCTGAACGTGAACGTTGCCTGCAGTCCTGCTGGCAATCGCG ACTTTCGAACGGTGCCTACGATAGCTGGTGCCTGTAAACGAAGCGATTTGGCCCTCGATCCACGGACTCATTACGCGGAGTCGTTACTGAACGTGGAAAACACGGGGCCCCAGATCGATCACACTCGAAGCTACACGTCGGTTAGCCTGACGTTGAGGCCACCGTCCTCGGAACCACAACCACCGATCGACATAAGATCGCAGGGCTCGAGTCTGACTTACTCGAGCTCTTCCCTGGATCCTCGGGGCTTTCAAAGTCGTCTCCAGATCAGCATCGGCGCTGGAACCGTTGGAAGCGTGGCGGCTGCAAGGATCAGACCGCCGATGGGCTCCAGTAGGCCCAACAGCTTGATACCACCGGTGCAAACCGGTCCGCAAAGGCCACCAG GTCTTCCAGCAGGGCCTCCTAGTCAGTTACCGAggccgacgacgacgatgagCGCCCCAACCACACCTTCCGTACCATCGACAACGACCATCGTTCCTCCCACAAGCCTTCCGACGACACCGTCAGGACCGACAACGACCTCGCCACCCTCTAGTCCCGTTGGCGAACGACATACCAATTCCGATCAGAACCGATCGCCGTTGAATCAAG TGGCGGAGCATCAAAGGAAATTGGTCGCGGAACAGTTAGCTAGGAAAGAAAAACTCGCCAGGGAATTGAAGGCCGAGAAAGGACGACTCGAAGCGATGAAGAAGGAGCTACAATCTCTTTCGAGGCCCTTCGACTCCTCGGTGCCTCCACAA gagttgaaaaagaaattgaGGAGCGAGATCTATCAGTTGCAAGTCGAGTGCGATAGACTCGCCGAAGAAGTGGATCGCTGGTCGGATCTAAGAG TTCCGTTAGGTGAAACGAACGAAAAGTTCTATCAGCATATTTACACGGGTCAACCGTTACCCTCGAGATCCGCCAATTCGAACCCACCTCCCTTACCGAGTCAGCCACCTGCCTGGCAGCCTGAGCTCACCGGAAACAACGACGGAGAAGAACGCGACGGTCCTTCTTGGATCTGCAGAATGTGTACGTTTAAGAACCATCCGTTGATGAACAAATGCGAGCAGTGCGACATGCCCAGGCTATTGGATCACGGAAACGCAGGTACGACTTCCGGGAAATCGATCGGTGATCTTGCGACCTCGTTGATCCGCTTGGACGTCGACGAGCCTCCTCCTCCGCCGCCATCGGAGTCGTAA
- the LOC100878370 gene encoding uncharacterized protein LOC100878370, with the protein METLESSRVCRLCGKQSGISINIFDKNESHVKKINAILPVMVHEMDLLPKHMCHRCSYKLEEFHKFYVDCLKTDADLKSQLSWMRKEDSKERIGVPMVHIENVKIKLEPPDYDVYDMNPIVDNVNYINSVSSMTFPVNGVRSNDISEGITYTAYTRCGCYCDKADQSNQTVSTNYKNTISRCNRLNSVTSNENSCANELRAVKKNVLENKTHRKQSNLTTVDEAKRDKFNANEELPAIIVRNLRPRKGFIDYTGTKKKRSVISTKNRSKNTDSKLSIPLTEFVPTKIKVEAFDEVESRILRPRKETIDYIGPKRKYSKSVDKNQRSQDTKYRSIKKCKVRNVANELKIPAETVPLLNTIKFAIKQEQLDDSEDRTVALHEPVSAILSTNCEQDNTGNLVDKIDSLPNNIVANVQKSRVYHNLLNRMQRDDDCGVTNKWKSVNKLGKIGLNRIAAIKYPPKYLRSQNLYLRNGKVKKLDNEVSARKLASLRNITNRGKISKKISTSLIDTIKHYCEECNTSFANRELFKLHACYR; encoded by the exons ATGGAGACTCTCGAATCCAGCCGTGTTTGCCGTCTTTGCGGCAAACAATCCGGTATCTCGATTAATATTTTCGACAAGAATGAAAGCCACGTGAAGAAAATCAACGCCATTCTACCAGTCATG GTACACGAAATGGATTTGTTGCCAAAGCACATGTGTCACCGGTGCAGTTACAAACTGGAAgagtttcacaaattttacgTGGACTGTTTGAAAACGGACGCGGACTTGAAGAGTCAGCTGTCCTGGATGAGAAAGGAGGACTCGAAGGAAAGGATCGGTGTACCGATGGTGCATATAGAGAACGTTAAGATTAAGTTAGAGCCTCCGGATTACGACGTGTACGACATGAATCCCATAGTCGATAATGTCAACTACATAAATTCCGTGAGCTCGATGACTTTTCCAGTAAACGGTGTCCGATCCAACGATATTTCCGAGGGTATTACGTATACGGCGTATACGCGTTGCGGTTGTTACTGTGATAAAGCGGACCAAAGTAATCAAACTGTATCTACGAATTATAAAAATACGATATCAAGGTGCAATAGGCTAAACAGCGTTACCTCAAACGAAAATAGCTGCGCCAATGAATTACGGGCTGTGAAGAAAAATGTCTTAGAGAATAAAACACATAGAAAACAATCGAATTTAACAACGGTCGACGAAGCTAAAAGGGATAAATTTAACGCGAACGAGGAACTACCCGCAATTATCGTTCGAAATTTAAGGCCCAGAAAAGGTTTTATAGACTACACGGGAACGAAAAAAAAACGTTCCGTTATTTCGACGAAGAATCGATCCAAGAACACCGATTCGAAGTTGTCGATACCGTTGACAGAATTTGTGCCAACGAAAATTAAAGTTGAAGCATTTGACGAAGTCGAGAGTCGTATCTTGAGACCGAGAAAAGAAACAATCGATTACATAGGACCAAAACGAAAGTACTCGAAGTCCGTAGATAAGAACCAAAGATCGCAAGATACCAAGTATCGATCGATAAAGAAATGCAAAGTACGAAATGTCGCGAACGAATTGAAGATACCTGCAGAAACGGTGCCGCTGTTGAACACAATTAAATTCGCCATAAAGCAAGAGCAACTGGATGATTCGGAGGATCGGACAGTGGCGCTCCATGAACCCGTATCCGCGATACTGTCAACAAATTGTGAACAGGACAATACCGGCAATTTGGTTGATAAAATTGATTCACTGCCTAACAATATAGTCGCGAATGTACAAAAGAGTAGGGTATATCATAATTTATTGAATCGAATGCAACGCGACGACGATTGCGGTGTAACTAACAAATGGAAGTCGGTTAATAAATTAGGGAAGATTGGCCTGAATCGAATCGCGGCGATCAAGTATCCGCCTAAGTATTTAAGAAGTCAAAACTTATATCTTAGAAACGGAAAAGTAAAAAAGTTAGATAACGAAGTATCTGCCAGGAAATTAGCGAGTCTTCGAAATATTACGAATAGAGGTAAAATATCGAAAAAGATCTCGACGTCACTGATCGATACTATTAAGCACTACTGCGAGGAATGTAACACGAGTTTCGCTAATAGAGAATTATTTAAACTTCATGCCTGTTATCGTTGA
- the LOC100880454 gene encoding pre-mRNA-splicing factor Syf2: protein MENDNKTTEKEKSAAEKHAERMKRLRELHTKRNEARQQNHKEVIEEDKRSKLPSNWESRKRQAEWIMQDEAAKKLAQEKGEDYDRTKLLHIDATEAERIARKKKNKKNPDPGFSDYEQAAIRQYNRLVKNVKPNMESYEEAREKLGPAFYGDRNTILHGLHEDKKEAIDKMVEDLEKQIAKRDKYSRRRMHNDDADIDYINERNAKFNQKLERFYGEYTRETKLNLERGTAI, encoded by the exons ATGGaaaatgataataagactaCGGAAAAGGAAAAATCTGCTGCGGAGAAACATGCAGAAAGAATGAAGCGTTTGCGAGAGTTGCATACAAAGAGA AATGAAGCTAGACAGCAAAACCATAAAGAAGTTATAGAAGAGGACAAAAGGAGCAAACTTCCTTCCAATTGGGAATCGCGTAAACGACAAGCAGAATGGATCATGCAAGATGAAGCTGCGAAGAAACTAGCACAAGAAAAG GGAGAGGATTATGATAGAACAAAACTACTTCACATTGATGCAACCGAAGCAGAGCGCATAGCTAGGAAAAAGAAGAACAAAAAGAATCCAGATCCAGGCTTCTCTGACTATGAACAAGCAGCTATTAGACAATATAATAGATTAGTGAAAAATGTTAAACCAAATATGGAGTCTTATGAGGAAGCTAGAGAAAAGTTAGGTCCAGCCTTCTATGGAGACAGAAACACTATATTACATGGTCTTCACGAAGACAAAAAGGAAGCTATTGATAAAATGGTGGAAGATTTAGAGAAACA GATCGCAAAGAGGGATAAGTATAGCAGAAGAAGAATGCACAACGACGATGCCGATATCGATTACATCAACGAACGTAATGCTAAGTTCAATCAGAAATTGGAGAGGTTCTATGGAGAATACACGCgcgaaacaaaattaaatttggagAGAGGTACAGCTATATAA
- the Tab2 gene encoding TAK1-associated binding protein 2 isoform X2, with product MNQAQRTGTSNNARPHRPSSLDIGMARRCPVSCTRASSISASSPIAANPATPSSAPAACTTRGFFDDCAALSDANCANKIQNAANEPAGFELNVNVACSPAGNRDFRTVPTIAGACKRSDLALDPRTHYAESLLNVENTGPQIDHTRSYTSVSLTLRPPSSEPQPPIDIRSQGSSLTYSSSSLDPRGFQSRLQISIGAGTVGSVAAARIRPPMGSSRPNSLIPPVQTGPQRPPGLPAGPPSQLPRPTTTMSAPTTPSVPSTTTIVPPTSLPTTPSGPTTTSPPSSPVGERHTNSDQNRSPLNQVAEHQRKLVAEQLARKEKLARELKAEKGRLEAMKKELQSLSRPFDSSVPPQELKKKLRSEIYQLQVECDRLAEEVDRWSDLRVPLGETNEKFYQHIYTGQPLPSRSANSNPPPLPSQPPAWQPELTGNNDGEERDGPSWICRMCTFKNHPLMNKCEQCDMPRLLDHGNAGTTSGKSIGDLATSLIRLDVDEPPPPPPSES from the exons ATGAACCAAGCGCAACGAACCGGCACGAGCAACAACGCGCGACCACACAGACCATCCTCGCTGGACATCGGTATGGCAAGACGCTGTCCTGTCAGCTGTACACGAGCCTCCTCGATTTCAGCGTCGTCGCCGATCGCGGCTAATCCAGCCACCCCTTCTTCGGCACCGGCCGCCTGCACGACGCGCGGTTTCTTCGACGATTGCGCGGCTCTCAGCGACGCGAATTGCGCGAACAAAATCCAGAACGCGGCAAACGAGCCAGCTGGATTCGAGCTGAACGTGAACGTTGCCTGCAGTCCTGCTGGCAATCGCG ACTTTCGAACGGTGCCTACGATAGCTGGTGCCTGTAAACGAAGCGATTTGGCCCTCGATCCACGGACTCATTACGCGGAGTCGTTACTGAACGTGGAAAACACGGGGCCCCAGATCGATCACACTCGAAGCTACACGTCGGTTAGCCTGACGTTGAGGCCACCGTCCTCGGAACCACAACCACCGATCGACATAAGATCGCAGGGCTCGAGTCTGACTTACTCGAGCTCTTCCCTGGATCCTCGGGGCTTTCAAAGTCGTCTCCAGATCAGCATCGGCGCTGGAACCGTTGGAAGCGTGGCGGCTGCAAGGATCAGACCGCCGATGGGCTCCAGTAGGCCCAACAGCTTGATACCACCGGTGCAAACCGGTCCGCAAAGGCCACCAG GTCTTCCAGCAGGGCCTCCTAGTCAGTTACCGAggccgacgacgacgatgagCGCCCCAACCACACCTTCCGTACCATCGACAACGACCATCGTTCCTCCCACAAGCCTTCCGACGACACCGTCAGGACCGACAACGACCTCGCCACCCTCTAGTCCCGTTGGCGAACGACATACCAATTCCGATCAGAACCGATCGCCGTTGAATCAAG TGGCGGAGCATCAAAGGAAATTGGTCGCGGAACAGTTAGCTAGGAAAGAAAAACTCGCCAGGGAATTGAAGGCCGAGAAAGGACGACTCGAAGCGATGAAGAAGGAGCTACAATCTCTTTCGAGGCCCTTCGACTCCTCGGTGCCTCCACAA gagttgaaaaagaaattgaGGAGCGAGATCTATCAGTTGCAAGTCGAGTGCGATAGACTCGCCGAAGAAGTGGATCGCTGGTCGGATCTAAGAG TTCCGTTAGGTGAAACGAACGAAAAGTTCTATCAGCATATTTACACGGGTCAACCGTTACCCTCGAGATCCGCCAATTCGAACCCACCTCCCTTACCGAGTCAGCCACCTGCCTGGCAGCCTGAGCTCACCGGAAACAACGACGGAGAAGAACGCGACGGTCCTTCTTGGATCTGCAGAATGTGTACGTTTAAGAACCATCCGTTGATGAACAAATGCGAGCAGTGCGACATGCCCAGGCTATTGGATCACGGAAACGCAGGTACGACTTCCGGGAAATCGATCGGTGATCTTGCGACCTCGTTGATCCGCTTGGACGTCGACGAGCCTCCTCCTCCGCCGCCATCGGAGTCGTAA